In Lathyrus oleraceus cultivar Zhongwan6 chromosome 2, CAAS_Psat_ZW6_1.0, whole genome shotgun sequence, the DNA window CACAACAAAATTATAGCACAAGAAAATCTAAACAAATTACAAACACTTCAATTAGAATCTTACTTCATGACGCTCTATAAAGCCTGAATTGTCTAAATCATAAAGTCTGAATGAAACTgaaaaaaaataatcaaaattcAACCGCATTATAGAAGATatattttattcttatttttttttattaagaTGAACTATCGCTGAAAAAGATTAAATATGTACGTGGTTCTACTAAATATTTCCTATTTCCTATTTAATTTTAGAAAAAAAGAATCTTAAAAAAATAACCATCTTAAAAATTTTCATCcacatttttttatttcttcTACTAAAATCGTCGTTAATTCAGTGTTAAGTAGTAAATTGTCATGTTAAATTGTAAAAATTGTCCGAAATTACAGAAGAGACCAAAAATATGCTGCAAATTTTtagaaaaattattttttttaaattagaaaaaaactaaaaagaaagaacTATTAATATATTTAACCCTAATATAAATTAAGTATTGAATCTCCAACTTACAATCTATCTTGACTTCTTGTGATGTATATGGGTGAAAGACATCGAGTGCTCTCACAAAATCACCAAAGTCAATTGCTCCTCTTCCTTTGACATCAAATAGATCAAAGATCTACATGTATGGAGCAAATTTATGCACTTTATGaaaacttgtaaataaatatacactataaataaaatattattgaaaaagaaaaaatatgtTGTATATTACCCGACTTGAAAAAAGATTCTCCTTTGCTCTATTATTGAAAATTGCCAATTGAAATTCTTCCTGCAAAAGAATGCTGATTATCACAATACTATTTATAAATTAAATGAGAAGAACAAAAATTACAATTTTTTAATGGCAAGATATTATATTAATAAGGATGAACATTatcaaaataaaaagaaaacCGTCTTAAAACATAAGAAGTGCGAGAGGActtttaaaaaaataagaaaGATATAACAAAAGAACAACAAACAACAAAGTAATCCAACCAACACAACATATTAAAGACACTATATAAATAAAGATACAAACAACTAAAAGTCAACTTTGATGGATAATCAACAAATCAAATTCCACCAAGAGAGCACTCAAACCCAAAAGTCAATACCTATAAAAAAAACCAAGACAAACACTCGATCTGCAATTGATACAAGTAGAAGATAGAATTCTGAAACTAATCATAAAGATGCAATAGTTCACCCTTGATCTACTTAGAAACTATTTCTAAGTAAACAATACTATTATTCTCCATCTTTTCCCATATTTTTGTGACTCCTTTAAAGATGACATTATTACACATTTTTCAAATGGACCAGAATACGTCGTGTCAAATCATAAAATAACCACCTTATACTTAATCATATCCCCTAAATAAAGAAAAGATTAAAAAAACCTATAATCATTAAGAAAATACTCAATTTTCACATTCGTCATTGAAAGATCCTATACCACATAGACAAAACCAGCTCACAAGTAAGAAAAATAGGAAAAACCAGCTCAAACAAGTCTCCGCACAATGACAAGAGATCCTACTTTTTAAATgacaaaataatatatatatatatatatatatatatatatatatatatatatatatatatatatatatatatatggagaaaaggaaaaaaaaatcTACATCATACAGAACAATGTCAAATGACTAAAGAAGTGTCAAGGAAATAGAAAAAAAATAACAAACAACAAATATTCAAAACATCATCCAACATAGACAAATCCGAGCACAAAATGAAAGAGCTTCCAAAAGAACAAAAATTTTTAGAGAACACTCACACGACAAATCATCATCCAATATAGACCTAACTTGAGCTCAGACCTCCAAATCCACCGTCAACGGACCAAAAAACAGAACAACACCAAAAACCATAGAGCACCTCTAAAACAAGTAAGAACTTTCCGATCACAAATCACCCCTCTTTTAACCAAATTCTTTTACAAACTAAATTTATAAGTGGTAAGATAACAAATATAAAGTAAAATTCAATTAAAAAGTAAAATTTCTATAATATCTACCATATGATAGAGTTTTTATAATTATGAATAACTTTATAATAATGGAGAATAGAAACAATAAAAACTACCCATGAAAATAAATGTACGCTGAAATACTACATTGTTAATTAACACATATGTCAGTATCATGTTATTATTAGGTGTTGGACACCGACATGCACCATAAACCAGAAACATTTTTAATGTGAAGTAACACAATTATGTGTagaaaattaaaaatcaaataattattGCAGTAGAATGATACATTTTATAAAGATATTACCTTGCTTATTAGTTCATCATCTATGACAGACCTACTTATGCTCTTAAAAAGTTCAAATAATGCTTCAACTTCACTGACACTAACTGaaatataataataaaacaaaCAAATTCAAACTAGTATATATTAACATTAATCTTATACATGATAAATCTATATAGTTATAACAATTTACAAATAAAGAGAAAAATATCAATGATGATTATACAATAATAAACTTACAAGTCGTTTCTGATGAAAGAATGAATGGATCATCACGTCCTGGAAATGTTCTTAATCTAGAGGTTACGCAACCCATTTGTGTATGAAGATTCTATATCAAATAAAAAAATCACAGTGAATAATGACCTCATAAGAAATTAACAAGATGAAAtaattttaaagaaaaaaatgtAAATCCCAAACAAGCCATGGAATTGCAGAGATCTTTCAAAAGTTGGACAAACTTATAACATCATAATCATCTTCTTACATTGAACCTCAATAAACATTTCATGTTTCAACAAATAAAGGTAGGAGAAAATGACTCACAGATTATGAATATTTGGCTACAAAATTGGGATTTAACATGTTAATCACTATATGGCAATGACCATATGCATACAAACAAGACATGTAATGTATCTCTCCCTaagagagagagaaacaaaaaaTTAAGAAACTATGTCATAATATTTATTGATATGCAAAAACAATGTGTAACTATCATGCATATATTACGCTTTAATTTTCTAAGTTTTAGTTTCTCTCTCTGTGTTTGACTATTTGAGATAGACAAATATATTTTAGGATGCTGTTTTATATGTATTTGGAAATTGTCAAATGCTAATATTGGAATGTGTTTTATACCCAATCAAAGAGAAAAATAACAAGAGATTAAGTTTTAGACAACAAATTTTCTACTCCTCCACCATTCGAATTTCTCTTTTGATGAAACGAATTTCAACCAATTGTAATGATAAAACTATCTCTGTAAATACTTTAGAAGtgatttttttaataataaaaacataaataaaacaAGAAGCAATGGTCATAATATAGGAAGTCTAAGATTACCTTCTTTGTTGTTTAGCATAGAGGAAGGTTATACGGTATTGAGAATAAGTATATAATTTATGTAGGAAAATACGTGATGAGAAGAAAAACTGTGAGATGAGTTACTAAATAATATTCTTATATCTATTTCGTTGGACGACTATTTTGCACCAGAAGGTTTTAGGTCTCCAAATTCATAGGACCTTAATATAAAAGGGAATTTCATATGTCAAACCTAAGTACACATTTTTTCTAACCTAAAATCTCCTGCTAAAATCAAAACTCGAAACTTATGACATCTTCCTCGCGTTAAGGGAGGTTGTTGTTACATCTCATTAGCGTCATTTTATAGGAAATACATGGAGaaaaatgtcatgacattttgtGATATATTATATCTCTACGATTTCAATCCAGGAAGCAACATATCGATCAAAATGTTCCACAAATTCTGAGACATACTAGAAGCTACCTTTTGTGCTGAGTAAATCTCGCGTCTGGTTGAAGATTTGCTTCCATATTTGTCCAATCTTGTTTAATTATTCTATGCGTTTTTTGGAGTATGGAAAGTTTTCCCAAAATATCATTTATCAAGAATTAAAAAGATTAAATCTCATATAATGAAGATTTAACAAATAAACAATTGCAAATTATCTTAATGAAGATTCGTTTCTTGCACTCGTGGGATTGATTTAGCCGTGTTTACGTATAAAAACCCTAATGGGATTTGAAGTTGGACCTTGTTTCTATTTAAGGAGGAACTCTCCATTGTGAAAGAAGAAGACCTTAGAGAATGAAGAAATGCGTGTTTTAGTTGTTTGAGTCTTCTGTTTTAGTTGTGTTATTTTATGTTGTCATATTCTATTCGTAAGTCACATTCCTATGTTAAGGAATAAAGTATTTTGAGTTGTAATTCATTCCATATATATTAAACTATTGTAACTGTCCAAACACTTGGGAGAGTGTTTGAGAGAAACTGGGAGGGGTCTCATATTCAGGGAGAGTCCTGAATAGGAATTCACATGTAGTAATAGGAAAAAAGACATTGAACTATTAGAGTTCAACTAAGACCAATTTGTACTTTTGACTAATAATaatgaatttcctttcttggatTAACGCCCTACAGACGTAGGTAACTTTGCACTGATCTGGGTTAACAATTCTTTTATTCATTTTTCTAATTGTTATTATTTTTACGTTTACATACAAATCTTGTCATACAAATTGTTACAACATTGTGTTTAACATCTTTGCACACGAAGAACAAAACTTCAAAGGTAGACTCCACCACCATCAACAATCTAAGTGATCCTTCCATCTTTGTCACACCACAAACAACTTCCACCACTTAAGGCCTTCTTACTAGTCAATGAAACTCAACTTCCGCCCATAAATCCATTGAGAATCGACAAAACACAAGTCACTATTATTGAAGCCTTAGTAACTAACACCGAAACAAAAACACTATTGAAAGACCTATCAATCGAGGTTTAGAGATACAAAGGTGCATCATATAATCAATTTAAACAGGTACAAGGAGTAAAAAAAAAGTAGCCTGAACCACTGTCTACCACCTAGATTTGCAGTGGGACTGATCCAATTGCACAATGATGTAGTGATGAACCATAATAAAATCATCCATACACCGGTGACCATAAGGTCATAAGAGGCTTAGTACGTGTTTTTTATGTTCCACAAAGATACTCCCCTTATGAAAATTAGTCTAAAGGCTATCATGCATGACAACTATGTCGTTGTTGCTTACATGTCTTGTGGATCTATCTTCTTGCAGGTATTGTCAAGTCAATCTAAGGTGGTGAAGTTTGTTGATAGCAAAGTTGCAACCAACTGATTAACTAtttggttttgatgatgacaacacctAACATCAAACAATATCTAGTGAAGTCCTTATCTGTTGAAGATAGCTCAAGCGGTCAAAGATGCTCAAAATATTTTGTCAAGCTATCCTTTGAAGACGGTCTTGAAGATCATGTCATCTCTTTGAAGTCAACTTTATGGTCAAATGACATTCAATTGAAGACTTCTATTTTTCAGGTTTGTCGGTGGTTTTCCTTCTCAACTCTCAAATGACGACAAACAATTTGATCACATATCAAGCCTCATCAAGCTATAAGATTCAAGATTCTTGTGTGATGCTAAACTCGAAGATAATGATGTCAAGACTTGAAGCTTCAGAGTTGTGAAAGAGAGTAAGTATGAAAGCTCGTCTGGTTGTGTCCGTCTGAGTGACTAGTGTCTTGTAAAGGCACAAGGAAGTTTCTTGAAATACTATAGaaaaatcacacacacacacacattttGAGAAACCTCTCTTTATTTACTAAAACCACTTAAAAATGTTTTTAGGGCCTAGCTAACTAATTAGGGGATTGCATGATCAATTAGAGGACTTTTTACAACTAGATAACCTATTATATATAATTATCTAATTGATTATTTTCATCTTCTTGAGTCTAAAATCGATTAAGACAGTCTCTTAATGACTAATAACAATTAAATATCAAAACCTTCCATTTTGATTCAAACTAATGAAGAGAGCATGACATGTGGGT includes these proteins:
- the LOC127121555 gene encoding calcineurin B-like protein 1 isoform X1 produces the protein MGCVTSRLRTFPGRDDPFILSSETTFSVSEVEALFELFKSISRSVIDDELISKEEFQLAIFNNRAKENLFSSRIFDLFDVKGRGAIDFGDFVRALDVFHPYTSQEVKIDFSFRLYDLDNSGFIERHEVKEMINAILCESEIKLSDDMVETIIEKTFLDADPNQDGKIDKFEWEKFVSKNMSLLKIMTLPYLTDITTSFPSFVFNTKLDDDIVL